Proteins encoded by one window of Acidobacteriota bacterium:
- the rsmH gene encoding 16S rRNA (cytosine(1402)-N(4))-methyltransferase RsmH yields MAPEGFVHRPVMVAEVLQALAPGPGRLLVDGTVGLGGHVEAWMEACGGEGRAVGMDRDASALEVARSRLGHWGARVRLVHGDYRQADRHLDELGIESADAVLLDLGLGSHQLEDPERGFSFRHEGPLDMRFDRDLPGRRAAEILAHSSPLELEAIFRDYGEERAARKLTRVIVEHRQRRPLSTTTELADLVRRALGPGHRGRIDPATRVFQALRIAVNDELDGLGRAIEMLTRRLRPGGRIAVISFHSLEDRITKGTLRRLATARHRQPDDPPGTEAVAPLLDLEVRRVTMASDDEVAANPRSRSARLRWGIRR; encoded by the coding sequence ATGGCCCCAGAGGGTTTCGTCCATCGGCCGGTCATGGTCGCCGAGGTCCTGCAGGCCCTGGCCCCGGGCCCGGGTCGACTGCTCGTGGACGGCACGGTCGGCCTCGGGGGCCACGTGGAAGCCTGGATGGAGGCCTGCGGCGGCGAAGGTCGCGCGGTCGGCATGGATCGGGACGCCTCGGCCCTGGAAGTCGCTCGATCGAGACTCGGCCACTGGGGAGCGCGGGTTCGGCTCGTCCACGGAGACTACCGCCAGGCGGACCGGCACCTCGACGAGTTGGGCATCGAAAGCGCCGATGCCGTCCTGCTCGACCTGGGACTCGGTTCCCACCAGCTCGAGGATCCGGAGCGGGGTTTCTCCTTCCGCCACGAGGGCCCCCTCGACATGCGCTTCGACCGGGACTTGCCGGGACGCCGGGCGGCGGAGATCCTGGCCCACTCCAGCCCGCTGGAACTGGAAGCCATCTTTCGGGACTACGGCGAGGAGCGCGCGGCCCGCAAGCTGACCCGGGTGATCGTCGAACATCGCCAGCGGCGCCCCCTGTCCACCACCACCGAGCTGGCGGACCTGGTCCGCCGGGCCCTCGGGCCCGGGCACCGGGGGCGCATCGACCCCGCCACCCGCGTCTTTCAGGCCCTGCGCATCGCCGTCAACGACGAACTCGACGGCCTGGGCCGGGCCATCGAAATGCTGACCCGCCGGCTGCGCCCCGGCGGCCGCATCGCGGTGATCTCCTTCCACAGCCTCGAGGACCGCATCACCAAGGGCACCCTGCGCCGGCTGGCCACGGCCCGGCACCGGCAGCCGGACGATCCGCCCGGAACGGAGGCCGTCGCCCCCCTGCTCGACCTCGAGGTGCGCCGGGTGACCATGGCCTCGGACGACGAGGTCGCGGCCAATCCCCGCTCCCGGTCGGCCCGGCTGCGGTGGGGGATCCGCCGATGA
- a CDS encoding division/cell wall cluster transcriptional repressor MraZ, with protein MLRGHARAKVDSKGRLKIPAEFLETFLELSGESRRVFVTSRDGRRALIYPLPVWERLEAKILELPTTRPSVDLYLQTTSFWGRESTVDASGRVLVHPLLREAASIYGDVSVFGKQQILEVCDFELFRHSPPVLSPEALTELAEFGI; from the coding sequence ATGCTGCGCGGCCACGCCAGGGCGAAAGTTGATAGTAAGGGGCGTCTGAAGATCCCCGCGGAGTTCCTCGAGACATTCCTGGAACTCAGCGGCGAGAGTCGGCGTGTCTTCGTCACCTCCCGCGACGGCCGGCGAGCCCTGATCTACCCCCTGCCGGTCTGGGAGCGGCTCGAAGCGAAGATTCTCGAACTCCCCACCACCCGGCCTTCAGTGGACCTCTACCTCCAAACCACCAGCTTCTGGGGCCGGGAAAGCACCGTGGACGCCAGCGGTCGGGTGCTGGTGCATCCCCTGCTCCGGGAGGCAGCCTCGATCTACGGAGACGTCTCGGTTTTCGGTAAGCAGCAGATTCTCGAAGTCTGTGATTTCGAACTCTTCCGACACTCGCCCCCGGTCCTGAGCCCCGAGGCTCTGACGGAACTGGCCGAGTTCGGGATCTGA
- a CDS encoding Do family serine endopeptidase: MSRGQFVVLTILLTAAVLTGAVAGVAVLGPWGAVSAQELQLAPPPSPASAVVAPSFADLAERAIPSVVLVRNTTITREDPHAQLPFFRRFFREPFGDGQAPERAPERRQESSGSGFFITEDGYLLTNRHVVDGADRLEVWDVDDNSYPAKLVGIDPALDLALLKVEGKGFPALPLGDSEALRVGEWVVAIGNPIDFRSSVTVGVVSGKGRQINFDPRDLGSYIQTDAAINFGNSGGPLLNARGEVVGINTAIIRGAGNPLMSGAANTIQGIGFALPISKVKPVLDQLVRTGTVKRGYLGVSVQPVDEERADYLGLDRRRGAYVARVEKGMPADKAGIQEDDVILAVDGNEVKDSAHLVDRIASKAPGETVKLTIWRDGHEVEVSVELGVRPTAGDEPPPAMEEEPDEEGQVTDLGISVTPLPRSMRESLEKAGIRGVLITHVDVASNAYEKGLREGQVLMDINDMPVRTLDEYRKAAAKVKPGQVVKARIAFSGGDKILVFFRAPSGDE, from the coding sequence ATGAGTCGCGGACAATTCGTCGTTCTGACCATTTTGTTGACGGCTGCGGTGCTGACCGGTGCGGTGGCCGGCGTGGCCGTGCTCGGGCCCTGGGGTGCGGTCTCGGCCCAGGAACTCCAGCTCGCTCCCCCCCCCTCGCCGGCTTCCGCGGTGGTGGCCCCTTCTTTCGCCGACCTGGCGGAGCGGGCGATCCCGTCGGTGGTCCTGGTGCGTAACACCACCATCACGCGGGAGGACCCCCACGCCCAGCTGCCCTTCTTTCGTCGTTTCTTCCGGGAACCCTTCGGCGATGGGCAGGCGCCGGAGCGCGCGCCTGAGCGGCGTCAGGAGTCCAGCGGCTCCGGTTTCTTCATCACCGAGGACGGCTACCTGCTGACCAACCGGCACGTCGTCGATGGCGCGGATCGCCTCGAGGTCTGGGATGTCGACGACAACAGCTACCCGGCCAAGCTGGTGGGTATCGATCCGGCCCTGGATCTGGCCCTGCTGAAGGTCGAAGGCAAGGGTTTTCCCGCCCTGCCCCTGGGCGACAGCGAGGCGCTGAGGGTGGGCGAGTGGGTCGTGGCCATCGGCAACCCGATCGACTTTCGTTCGAGTGTGACCGTCGGCGTGGTCAGCGGCAAGGGTCGACAGATCAACTTCGATCCACGGGACTTGGGCTCCTACATCCAGACCGACGCCGCGATCAACTTCGGCAATTCGGGCGGCCCCCTGCTCAATGCGCGCGGTGAGGTCGTGGGCATCAACACGGCGATCATTCGCGGCGCGGGCAATCCCCTGATGAGCGGCGCGGCCAACACGATTCAGGGCATCGGTTTCGCCCTGCCGATCTCCAAGGTCAAGCCGGTGCTGGACCAGTTGGTTCGTACCGGCACGGTCAAGCGTGGCTACCTGGGCGTGTCCGTTCAGCCGGTGGACGAGGAGCGGGCCGACTATCTCGGCCTCGATCGGCGTCGCGGTGCCTACGTGGCCCGTGTCGAGAAGGGCATGCCGGCGGACAAAGCGGGAATCCAGGAAGACGACGTGATCCTCGCTGTCGACGGCAACGAGGTGAAGGATTCGGCCCACCTGGTCGATCGCATTGCCTCCAAGGCCCCCGGTGAAACGGTGAAGCTGACGATCTGGCGTGACGGTCACGAGGTCGAGGTCAGTGTCGAACTCGGTGTGCGTCCCACCGCCGGCGACGAGCCCCCGCCCGCGATGGAGGAAGAGCCTGACGAAGAAGGACAGGTGACCGACCTGGGCATTTCCGTCACCCCGCTGCCGCGTTCGATGCGCGAGAGCCTCGAGAAGGCCGGCATCCGCGGCGTGCTGATCACCCACGTGGACGTGGCTTCCAACGCCTACGAAAAGGGCCTGCGTGAGGGCCAGGTGTTGATGGATATCAACGACATGCCGGTGCGCACCCTCGACGAATACCGAAAGGCCGCGGCGAAGGTCAAGCCGGGGCAGGTGGTCAAGGCCCGCATCGCCTTTTCCGGAGGGGACAAGATCCTGGTCTTCTTCCGGGCGCCCTCCGGCGACGAATGA
- a CDS encoding transcriptional regulator: MAELKGSPRLGGYLRSLRVGYGYSLRKVEEKARMHGGEIDNSQLSRYEKGVCYPSFDKLRTLARIFNVSIQTFSDVVDLEELEKHLPEGDDAIELMKAGHAEFHLGDYGRAYAHYQKARTLIEQGCDDDPAGEQARFIAKARLASAIVLYRMGKVSLSEYEIRQLLRLGKHLEEGTLVRALLQLSNVHSSFGDFLLAEMEATRSLEIARRADDRLLTAQSHHALGRIFQDRKDLDLALEHLHEALKLYRELKDDHEALKVKLNLGPIYAARGQVREGVRLLMDARDEARRQGHRWTVASACAWLAETFFRSGDFAKARQYLRESNAIASNGEVQYVDILFLNAYYLWKVSLAEDNSAEAKIALGRMKYLRPHLEQNLPEVRDFDRFIEKGGKK; the protein is encoded by the coding sequence ATGGCGGAGCTCAAAGGCAGCCCCAGGCTCGGAGGCTACCTCCGAAGCTTGAGGGTCGGCTACGGCTACTCCTTGCGCAAAGTCGAGGAAAAGGCCCGCATGCATGGGGGAGAGATCGACAACTCCCAGCTCTCCCGCTATGAAAAGGGGGTTTGCTACCCCTCCTTCGACAAGCTGCGCACTCTGGCCCGGATCTTCAACGTCTCGATCCAGACGTTCTCGGACGTGGTCGATCTCGAAGAGCTCGAAAAGCACCTCCCCGAGGGCGACGACGCGATCGAGCTGATGAAGGCGGGCCATGCCGAGTTCCATCTTGGCGACTACGGGCGCGCCTACGCCCACTACCAGAAGGCGCGCACCCTGATCGAACAGGGCTGCGACGACGATCCCGCCGGAGAACAGGCACGCTTCATCGCCAAGGCACGGTTGGCCTCGGCCATCGTGCTCTACCGCATGGGCAAGGTTTCCCTCAGCGAATACGAAATTCGCCAGCTCCTCCGGCTGGGCAAGCACCTCGAAGAGGGCACCCTGGTCCGGGCCCTGCTGCAGCTGAGCAATGTCCACAGCAGCTTCGGAGACTTCCTCCTGGCCGAGATGGAAGCCACCCGCTCGCTGGAAATCGCCCGGCGCGCGGATGACCGGCTCCTGACCGCCCAGTCCCACCACGCCCTGGGCCGGATCTTCCAGGACCGGAAGGACCTCGACCTGGCCCTCGAGCACCTGCACGAGGCCCTCAAGCTCTACCGGGAGCTGAAGGACGATCACGAGGCCCTCAAGGTCAAGCTGAACCTGGGGCCGATCTACGCCGCCCGGGGCCAAGTCCGCGAAGGCGTGCGCCTGCTGATGGACGCCCGCGACGAGGCCCGGCGGCAGGGACACCGCTGGACCGTCGCCTCGGCCTGCGCCTGGCTGGCGGAGACTTTCTTCCGCAGCGGCGATTTCGCCAAGGCTCGCCAGTATCTCCGCGAATCCAATGCCATCGCCTCCAACGGTGAGGTGCAATACGTCGACATCCTCTTCCTCAATGCCTACTACCTGTGGAAGGTGTCGCTGGCCGAAGACAACAGCGCCGAGGCGAAGATCGCCCTCGGCCGGATGAAATACCTGCGCCCGCACCTCGAGCAGAACCTGCCGGAGGTCCGGGACTTCGATCGCTTCATTGAGAAAGGGGGCAAGAAATGA
- a CDS encoding sigma-54 dependent transcriptional regulator — protein sequence MKDKVKGRIIIVDDDAGGRIAMAKALRRVDYQVDAFGDGLEALAFLREHPDVELVITDLRMPGLDGLEVLRRAREMVPDVGVLMITAFGSVETAVGAMKDGAADFLEKPVKNIDLLRARVRHLVEKVQLAREISEYRAVRSTLDSQGSFEGMIGTSPPMLELFRKIQQVSAARSSVLILGESGTGKELVARAIHRHSPRSRETFLPVDCAAIPAEILESELFGHERGAFTGAQARKPGKFELADRGTLFLDELGELPLPLQSKLLRVLESQTFMRVGGTQEMRVDVRLLAATNRDLLAMAEAGQFRADLYYRLAVVTLRIPPLRERPEDIPVLAASFIDRFADENDRPAPELTPETLQVLKRAAWPGNVRELRNLMESFVILHAGQRIEPHHLPEEVRGSVGEVLPALGTFLGPSSTGLAGKTMEEVEREAILRTLEITAGNRTQAAEMLGIGLRTLQRKIKQYRKDGYAVTESDTGVE from the coding sequence ATGAAGGACAAGGTCAAGGGGCGGATCATCATCGTCGATGACGATGCCGGCGGGAGAATCGCCATGGCCAAGGCCCTGCGCCGGGTGGACTACCAGGTCGACGCTTTCGGCGACGGCCTCGAGGCGTTGGCTTTCCTGCGCGAACACCCGGACGTGGAGTTGGTCATCACCGATCTGCGTATGCCGGGCCTCGACGGCCTGGAGGTCCTGCGTCGGGCGAGGGAGATGGTTCCCGACGTCGGCGTGCTGATGATCACGGCCTTCGGATCGGTGGAGACGGCGGTGGGGGCGATGAAGGACGGGGCCGCCGACTTCCTCGAAAAGCCGGTGAAAAATATCGATCTTCTGCGGGCCCGGGTGCGCCACCTGGTGGAAAAGGTCCAGCTCGCCCGGGAGATCAGCGAATACCGGGCCGTGCGCAGCACGCTCGACAGCCAGGGGTCGTTCGAAGGCATGATCGGCACCTCGCCTCCCATGCTGGAACTGTTCCGCAAGATCCAGCAGGTTTCCGCCGCCCGGTCCTCGGTACTGATCCTCGGAGAGTCCGGTACGGGCAAGGAACTCGTAGCCCGGGCGATCCATCGCCATTCTCCGCGCAGTCGGGAGACCTTCCTGCCGGTGGACTGCGCGGCGATTCCGGCCGAGATCCTCGAATCCGAACTCTTCGGCCACGAACGCGGAGCGTTCACCGGGGCCCAGGCACGCAAGCCGGGCAAGTTCGAGCTGGCCGATCGGGGAACGCTCTTCCTCGACGAACTCGGTGAACTGCCTTTGCCGCTGCAGAGCAAGTTGTTGCGGGTTCTCGAGTCCCAGACCTTCATGCGGGTCGGCGGCACCCAGGAGATGCGGGTCGATGTGCGCCTGCTGGCGGCGACCAACCGGGATTTGTTGGCGATGGCCGAGGCCGGGCAATTCCGTGCGGATCTCTACTACCGGCTGGCCGTCGTCACCCTGCGGATCCCACCGCTGCGGGAGCGGCCGGAAGACATCCCCGTGCTGGCGGCGAGTTTCATCGATCGCTTCGCCGACGAGAACGATCGTCCGGCGCCCGAACTGACACCGGAGACGCTGCAGGTCCTCAAGCGCGCCGCCTGGCCGGGCAACGTACGAGAGTTGCGCAACCTGATGGAGTCCTTCGTGATTCTCCACGCGGGTCAGCGGATCGAGCCCCATCACCTGCCCGAAGAGGTGCGCGGCAGCGTGGGAGAAGTCTTACCCGCGTTGGGGACGTTCCTCGGCCCCTCTTCCACGGGCCTGGCGGGCAAGACCATGGAGGAAGTGGAGCGGGAGGCCATCCTGCGGACCCTCGAGATCACCGCCGGCAACCGAACCCAGGCCGCGGAGATGCTGGGCATCGGACTGCGGACTCTCCAGCGCAAGATCAAGCAATACCGCAAAGACGGCTATGCCGTCACCGAATCGGACACGGGGGTTGAATGA
- the ligA gene encoding NAD-dependent DNA ligase LigA has product MSGIPAEVRSRVQWLRDELWRHRALYYVEARPEISDGEYDALEQELRRLEERYPALITDDSPTRRVGHPVEGEFPQVRHEVPMLSLDNVYSEDELREWKQRLERVLGGRSVPLWSVEHKIDGVSVDLLYEDGKLVRAVSRGDGRVGEEITPNVRTIRSLPLRLGGGVRELVARGEVYFPRQDFEAFNREREKAGQAPFANPRNAAAGTLRLQDPALVARRPLAIQLWQVLRVDGRRIESHSRGLDLAESCGLPTNPHRRVLGDFGEVCAYIRRWAEERGGLPYEVDGIVVKVDALSLQQQAGATARAPRWAIAFKYPAEQATTRLLDVNVQVGRTGVLTPVARLEPVLLAGSRVSRATLHNFEEIARKDIRVGDVVIVEKGGEVIPKVVGPVLSRRGEDVRVIEPPERCPACGGDVVATPGEVALRCVAPDCPARLKESLRHFARRSAMDIEGLGPALIEQLVARGLVRSVADLYGLDEATLARLERMGSKSAANLLAQIDASRRQPLQRVLAALGIRHVGGGAALTLARAFGSLGEILSAVEADDAEERLAALEDIGPVTARSVVSFFRCPATREWTRRLVEAGVGGRPAPPAAASSAHPLAGKRVVLTGTLPRPRGEVKQRLEEAGAKVTAAVSAKTDLLVAGEDPGGKLSRARELGIRVVDWPTLARWLEMEA; this is encoded by the coding sequence ATGAGCGGGATTCCCGCGGAAGTCCGTTCGCGGGTCCAGTGGCTGCGGGATGAGCTCTGGCGCCACCGCGCCCTGTACTATGTCGAGGCGCGACCCGAGATCAGCGATGGCGAATACGACGCGCTCGAACAGGAACTGCGCCGTCTCGAAGAGCGCTACCCCGCGCTGATCACCGACGATTCGCCCACGCGCCGGGTCGGGCACCCCGTGGAGGGGGAGTTCCCCCAGGTGCGCCACGAAGTGCCCATGCTCTCGCTGGACAACGTCTACAGCGAGGATGAACTGCGGGAGTGGAAGCAGCGTCTCGAGCGTGTTCTCGGTGGCCGGAGCGTGCCCCTCTGGTCGGTGGAGCACAAGATCGACGGGGTTTCGGTGGACCTGCTCTACGAGGACGGCAAACTGGTCCGGGCCGTCAGCCGCGGAGATGGGCGGGTGGGTGAGGAGATCACCCCCAACGTCCGCACCATCCGCTCGCTGCCGCTGCGCCTGGGGGGCGGCGTGCGCGAGCTGGTCGCCCGGGGAGAGGTCTACTTCCCGCGGCAAGACTTCGAGGCCTTCAACCGGGAGCGGGAGAAGGCCGGGCAGGCGCCCTTCGCCAATCCCCGCAACGCCGCGGCGGGCACGCTGCGCCTGCAAGATCCGGCTCTCGTCGCCCGGAGGCCCCTGGCGATCCAGCTCTGGCAGGTGCTTCGCGTCGATGGCCGGCGGATCGAATCCCACAGCCGCGGCCTGGACCTGGCCGAGAGCTGCGGGTTGCCGACCAATCCCCATCGGCGTGTGCTTGGGGATTTCGGCGAGGTCTGCGCCTACATCCGGCGTTGGGCCGAAGAGAGGGGGGGGCTGCCCTACGAGGTCGACGGCATCGTGGTCAAGGTCGACGCGTTGAGTCTCCAGCAACAGGCCGGAGCCACGGCTCGCGCCCCCCGTTGGGCGATCGCCTTCAAGTATCCCGCCGAGCAGGCGACCACCCGACTGCTGGACGTGAACGTGCAGGTGGGACGCACGGGAGTCCTGACTCCCGTCGCCCGCCTCGAGCCGGTGCTCCTGGCGGGCAGTCGCGTCTCCCGTGCCACGTTGCACAATTTCGAGGAGATCGCCCGCAAGGATATCCGCGTCGGTGACGTGGTGATCGTCGAAAAGGGCGGCGAGGTGATTCCCAAGGTGGTCGGCCCCGTGCTGTCTCGGCGCGGGGAAGACGTGCGCGTCATCGAGCCCCCCGAGCGTTGCCCGGCTTGTGGGGGTGACGTGGTGGCCACCCCCGGCGAGGTGGCCCTGCGCTGTGTCGCCCCGGACTGCCCGGCACGGCTCAAGGAATCCCTGCGTCACTTCGCCAGGCGCTCGGCGATGGACATCGAGGGCCTTGGTCCCGCGCTGATCGAACAGCTCGTGGCCCGGGGCCTGGTGCGCAGCGTGGCGGATCTCTATGGCCTCGACGAGGCGACCCTGGCCCGGCTCGAGCGGATGGGGAGCAAGTCCGCTGCCAATCTGCTGGCGCAGATCGATGCCAGCCGCCGGCAACCCCTGCAGCGAGTCCTGGCGGCCCTGGGTATCCGCCACGTGGGAGGGGGGGCGGCCCTGACACTCGCCCGCGCCTTCGGCTCCCTCGGGGAAATCCTGTCCGCGGTGGAAGCGGACGACGCCGAGGAGCGTCTGGCCGCGCTCGAAGATATCGGGCCGGTCACGGCGCGTTCGGTGGTGAGTTTCTTCCGGTGTCCTGCGACACGGGAATGGACTCGCCGGCTGGTCGAGGCGGGGGTCGGCGGCCGCCCGGCGCCGCCCGCCGCTGCGTCGTCGGCCCACCCGTTGGCCGGCAAGAGAGTGGTTCTGACGGGAACCTTGCCGCGGCCGCGGGGCGAGGTCAAACAGCGACTCGAAGAAGCCGGCGCGAAGGTCACCGCCGCCGTCAGCGCCAAGACGGACCTGCTGGTCGCCGGCGAAGACCCTGGCGGCAAACTGTCGCGGGCGCGCGAACTCGGCATCCGCGTCGTGGACTGGCCGACGCTCGCCCGCTGGTTGGAGATGGAGGCATGA
- a CDS encoding ATP-binding protein, with translation MIPRGAASSSDRQVRRLLLRAVLLYLVLVSANVGIIGWLYFHQFDQRMIQTKLLDTLDQAGNLARIIAEEVGPAGNIDYVRVQRRKDVLAQVIGEELSRIQIVESLDVLTPDGRLLLHMDRPIGSGGRISLIGQAFSGAAPPSPDSPPPLLPSLLSGQQIRLVGSRSERALQVPLGGGRGTLLLGVAPDVMSREVGRLRRESVFILLAGGLISLLLLVVAFLYVLRLIQRTRRLERETQQAENLAYIGTLASGLAHEIRNPLNAMNINLQMLEEEIAEGCVDEEAVILLRSSREEVLRLERLVKDFLAFARPTRAQRREVAPVDLVADVVRFVQPQFEAALVDLGLIHEEGAPTIKVDAGQIRQALLNILQNALEVSDAGGRVEVRVGATAQGEARIQVCDQGPGIPEKEREQIFDVFWSKKPAGTGLGLPIAQRFVQAHGGRIEVVSAKGKGSCFTIILPSALVDEVEPLETPDAGVPAGGDPA, from the coding sequence TTGATCCCCAGAGGCGCCGCGTCGTCTTCCGATCGCCAGGTCCGTCGACTGCTCCTGCGGGCCGTGCTGCTCTACCTGGTGTTGGTGTCGGCCAACGTGGGGATCATCGGTTGGCTCTACTTCCACCAGTTCGACCAGCGCATGATCCAGACCAAGCTGCTCGACACCCTGGACCAGGCGGGAAATCTCGCGCGGATCATCGCCGAGGAAGTGGGGCCGGCGGGCAACATCGACTACGTCAGAGTGCAGCGTCGGAAGGACGTGCTGGCCCAGGTGATCGGAGAGGAGCTTTCGCGGATCCAGATCGTCGAAAGCCTGGACGTGCTGACTCCCGACGGCCGCTTGCTGCTCCACATGGACCGCCCCATCGGTAGTGGCGGGCGGATCTCCCTGATCGGCCAGGCCTTTTCCGGTGCCGCGCCGCCCAGTCCCGACTCGCCGCCCCCGTTGCTGCCGAGCCTGCTCTCGGGTCAGCAGATCCGTCTCGTGGGCTCGCGTTCCGAGCGGGCGCTGCAGGTTCCCCTGGGGGGCGGACGGGGGACCCTGCTGCTGGGCGTAGCCCCCGACGTGATGAGTCGGGAGGTCGGCCGGCTGCGCCGCGAGTCGGTTTTCATTCTCCTCGCCGGCGGGCTGATCAGCCTGCTGCTGCTGGTCGTCGCCTTCCTCTACGTGCTGCGCCTGATTCAGCGGACCCGGCGCCTGGAGCGGGAGACCCAGCAGGCCGAGAACCTGGCCTATATCGGCACTCTCGCCTCGGGTCTGGCCCACGAGATCCGCAATCCCCTCAACGCGATGAACATCAACCTGCAGATGCTCGAGGAAGAAATCGCCGAAGGCTGCGTGGACGAGGAGGCCGTGATCCTCTTGCGCTCGAGCCGCGAGGAGGTGCTGCGCCTCGAACGGCTGGTCAAGGACTTCCTCGCCTTCGCCCGACCGACACGGGCTCAGCGGCGGGAGGTGGCGCCGGTGGACCTGGTGGCGGATGTGGTGCGCTTCGTCCAGCCCCAGTTCGAAGCGGCCCTGGTAGACCTCGGGCTGATCCACGAGGAAGGTGCGCCCACGATCAAGGTCGACGCCGGCCAGATTCGCCAGGCCTTGCTCAATATTCTCCAGAACGCCCTGGAGGTCAGTGATGCCGGGGGGCGCGTGGAAGTGCGCGTGGGGGCCACGGCACAGGGTGAAGCGCGGATCCAGGTCTGTGACCAGGGCCCCGGTATACCCGAAAAGGAGCGGGAGCAGATCTTCGACGTGTTCTGGTCGAAGAAGCCGGCGGGCACCGGTCTCGGGCTGCCCATCGCCCAGCGCTTCGTCCAGGCCCACGGGGGCAGGATCGAAGTCGTCAGCGCAAAGGGCAAGGGAAGCTGTTTCACGATCATCCTGCCCTCCGCCCTGGTGGACGAGGTCGAGCCGCTGGAAACTCCCGACGCCGGGGTGCCGGCCGGCGGGGATCCGGCATGA